In the genome of Xanthobacteraceae bacterium, one region contains:
- a CDS encoding twin transmembrane helix small protein, translating into MASTLQYFLVPAALIAVTIVLVLGLWNLMKGGSSSRSQSLMRMRVALQALAIAIVMGMLWFLGK; encoded by the coding sequence ATGGCCAGCACACTTCAATATTTCCTCGTCCCGGCCGCGCTGATCGCGGTCACGATCGTACTTGTGCTGGGCCTCTGGAACCTGATGAAAGGCGGTTCGTCGAGCCGCTCGCAAAGCCTGATGCGCATGCGCGTCGCCTTGCAGGCGCTTGCCATCGCGATCGTGATGGGCATGCTCTGGTTCCTCGGCAAATAG
- a CDS encoding cob(I)yrinic acid a,c-diamide adenosyltransferase — MVVLNRIYTKTGDDGTTALGTGERRLKSDLRVEVYGTIDETNATLGIARVHLPKDSEVDAMLMRIQNDLFDLGADFAVPERDGKAERLRVIETQVERLEKEIDQLNAELKPLTSFILPGGEPAAAHLHLARTVSRRAERLAVELSQHKTERVNPAAVRYLNRLSDLLFVAARYVNDRGARDVLWVPGANR, encoded by the coding sequence ATGGTCGTTCTCAATCGCATCTACACGAAGACCGGCGACGACGGCACCACCGCGCTCGGCACCGGCGAGCGGCGGCTGAAATCCGACCTGCGCGTCGAGGTCTATGGCACCATCGACGAGACCAACGCGACGCTCGGCATCGCGCGCGTGCATCTGCCGAAGGACAGCGAGGTCGATGCGATGCTGATGCGCATCCAGAACGACCTGTTCGATCTCGGTGCGGACTTCGCCGTGCCGGAGCGCGATGGCAAGGCCGAGCGGCTGCGCGTGATCGAAACGCAGGTCGAGCGGCTGGAAAAGGAAATCGACCAGCTCAATGCGGAATTGAAACCGCTCACTTCTTTTATTCTACCGGGCGGCGAACCGGCCGCCGCGCACCTGCATCTCGCGCGCACCGTTTCGCGCCGCGCCGAACGTCTTGCGGTGGAGCTTTCCCAACACAAGACCGAGCGCGTGAACCCGGCAGCAGTGCGCTATCTCAACCGCCTGTCCGATCTGTTGTTCGTAGCCGCCCGCTACGTCAATGACAGGGGCGCGCGCGACGTGCTATGGGTTCCGGGCGCCAACCGCTGA
- a CDS encoding rhomboid family intramembrane serine protease: MVFLPVYDYNRLRHIKRPWMNWSLIAINIFIYFVFQSDLILKVGAQVQHTFGFMPNSILPASMRQMNVPALIAEVPGIKVFTYMFLHGDAGHLLGNMLFLYIFGDNVEDAMGRIRYLVFYLGCGIFSGLAHFWSDTSSQAALVGASGAISGVLAAYLILYPRAKLWALLLFRIPLKVPAFVVLLLYIAYNVFAEIATQFRILPDYFNERIAWWAHIGGFIAGIPLTYLLRRPGVELFAKDDTVTDVATGAQAVPINPMDPPSPGDSSTVIVRVDRPREQP, translated from the coding sequence ATGGTCTTCCTTCCAGTCTACGACTACAACCGCCTGCGCCACATCAAGCGGCCGTGGATGAACTGGTCGCTGATCGCAATCAACATTTTCATCTATTTCGTTTTCCAGTCCGACCTGATCCTGAAGGTCGGCGCACAGGTGCAGCATACCTTCGGCTTCATGCCGAACAGCATCCTGCCCGCCTCGATGCGCCAGATGAACGTCCCCGCGCTGATCGCGGAAGTGCCGGGCATTAAAGTCTTTACTTACATGTTCTTGCATGGCGACGCGGGGCACCTGCTCGGCAACATGCTGTTCCTCTACATCTTCGGCGACAACGTCGAGGATGCGATGGGCCGCATCCGCTATCTCGTCTTCTATCTCGGCTGCGGGATCTTCTCCGGCCTTGCCCATTTCTGGTCCGATACCAGCTCGCAGGCAGCGCTGGTCGGCGCATCGGGCGCGATCTCCGGCGTGCTCGCGGCCTATCTGATCCTCTATCCGCGCGCGAAACTGTGGGCGCTGCTCCTGTTCCGCATCCCGCTGAAAGTCCCGGCCTTCGTCGTGCTCCTGCTCTACATCGCCTACAACGTGTTCGCGGAGATCGCGACGCAGTTCCGTATCCTTCCGGACTACTTCAACGAGCGCATCGCCTGGTGGGCGCATATCGGCGGATTCATCGCGGGCATCCCCCTGACTTATCTATTGCGGCGCCCCGGCGTCGAACTCTTTGCCAAGGACGATACCGTTACGGATGTCGCAACCGGCGCGCAGGCGGTGCCCATCAATCCGATGGACCCGCCGAGCCCCGGCGACTCGTCTACCGTCATCGTTCGCGTTGACAGGCCTAGGGAGCAGCCATAG
- a CDS encoding electron transfer flavoprotein subunit beta/FixA family protein produces MKVLVAVKRVIDFNVKARVKPDGSGVDLANVKMSMNPFDEIAVEEAIRLKEAGKATEIVAVSVGPQQASETIRTALAMGADRGILVKNDGVVEPLAVAKILKGIVDAEKPNLVILGKQAIDDDSNQTGQMLAALLKWPQGTFASKVALEADSVNVTREIDGGLQTVKLKLPAVVTTDLRLNEPRYASLPNIMKAKKKPIDEKSPADYGVDVAPRLKVLKTAEPAGRKAGVKVDSVAALVDKLKNEAGVL; encoded by the coding sequence ATGAAAGTTCTGGTCGCAGTAAAGCGTGTCATCGATTTCAACGTGAAGGCGCGCGTAAAACCCGACGGTTCCGGCGTTGATCTCGCCAACGTCAAAATGTCGATGAATCCCTTCGACGAAATTGCCGTCGAGGAAGCAATCCGTCTCAAGGAAGCAGGCAAGGCCACCGAGATCGTCGCGGTTTCGGTTGGTCCGCAGCAGGCGTCCGAGACCATCCGCACCGCGCTCGCGATGGGCGCCGACCGCGGCATCCTGGTCAAGAACGACGGCGTGGTCGAACCGCTCGCGGTCGCGAAGATTCTCAAGGGCATCGTTGACGCCGAAAAGCCGAACCTCGTGATCCTCGGCAAGCAGGCGATCGACGACGACTCCAACCAGACCGGACAGATGCTCGCGGCGCTGCTCAAGTGGCCGCAGGGTACGTTCGCGTCCAAGGTTGCACTCGAAGCCGACAGCGTGAACGTCACGCGCGAAATCGACGGCGGCCTCCAGACCGTGAAGCTGAAACTTCCTGCGGTGGTTACCACCGACCTGCGCCTCAACGAACCGCGCTACGCTTCGCTGCCGAACATCATGAAGGCGAAGAAGAAGCCGATCGACGAGAAATCGCCCGCCGATTACGGCGTCGATGTCGCGCCGCGACTCAAGGTTCTGAAAACCGCCGAACCAGCCGGCCGCAAGGCGGGCGTGAAGGTGGATTCGGTCGCGGCTCTTGTCGATAAACTCAAGAACGAAGCGGGAGTGCTTTGA